The Paenibacillus sp. FSL R7-0204 genome includes a region encoding these proteins:
- the pcrA gene encoding DNA helicase PcrA, translated as MQLVNIQDAVSRLNPPQRQAVEATEGPLLIMAGAGSGKTRVLTHRIAWLIANRKAPPWAILAITFTNKAAREMQDRVSKLVGPEGRDIWVSTFHSMCVRILRKDIDQIGFTSNFSILDSTDQLSVIRNCMKDLDIDTKKFEPKAIQAVISTNKNELITPAQYEQKAGDYFEGLVAKVYTKYQHRLRSNNSLDFDDLIMKTIELFKEKPDVLDFYQKKFKYIHVDEYQDTNRAQYMLCRMLAEGHHRICVVGDSDQSIYRWRGADISNILNFEEDYPEAQTILLEQNYRSTSNILNAANGVIALNTGRKPKKLWTDSDEGAKIKVFRGDTEHDEGYFVTGEISKNVKQGQAYQNHAILYRTNAQSRVIEEILIKSDIPYQIVGGIKFYDRKEIKDLLAYLRLLSNPDDDISLTRIINVPKRGLGDTTVGKLAAAAAAQGVSIFRALQTVDDLGFAGRTRNTLVEFYDMIEALHRMVEFLSVTELTEKILELSQYRLELQNENTLESRSRLENIDEFLSVTMEFEKNNEDKSLVSFLTDLALIADIDSVNDDEERSDAVVLMTMHSAKGLEFPTVFIIGMEEGVFPHSRAFQDNDELEEERRLAYVGITRAEKQLFLSCARMRTLFGRTNANAPSRFLEEIPEELKEDTVRETDRFRRGGAEAGGAYGGRGFSGSGGSRGNFGSRTAAAGNAPGGGGSASFGSGSSASAVPGAGRVVVTTGGAQRTTGGAGAAAEAGGFKAGDKVSHGKWGIGTIVAVKGSGNDTELQIAFPAPVGVKRLLAGFAPITKVE; from the coding sequence GTGCTGACCCACCGGATTGCCTGGCTGATCGCGAACCGCAAGGCGCCGCCTTGGGCGATTCTGGCGATTACGTTTACGAATAAGGCCGCCCGGGAGATGCAGGATCGTGTCTCCAAGCTGGTAGGGCCGGAGGGCCGGGATATTTGGGTATCCACTTTTCACTCGATGTGTGTGCGGATTCTGCGGAAGGATATTGATCAGATCGGCTTCACCTCGAATTTCTCCATTCTGGATTCGACAGACCAGCTGTCCGTCATCCGTAATTGTATGAAGGACCTGGATATCGATACCAAGAAGTTCGAGCCGAAGGCCATCCAGGCCGTCATCAGCACGAACAAGAATGAACTGATTACACCGGCGCAGTATGAGCAGAAGGCCGGCGATTATTTTGAAGGCTTAGTTGCTAAAGTGTACACCAAATACCAGCACCGGCTGAGAAGCAACAACTCCCTGGATTTCGATGACCTGATTATGAAGACGATCGAGCTGTTCAAGGAGAAGCCGGATGTACTGGATTTCTATCAGAAGAAGTTCAAGTATATTCATGTCGATGAGTATCAGGATACGAACCGGGCGCAGTACATGCTCTGCCGGATGCTGGCTGAAGGCCACCACCGGATCTGCGTGGTTGGGGACAGTGACCAGTCCATCTACCGCTGGCGCGGGGCGGATATCTCGAACATCCTGAACTTCGAAGAGGATTACCCCGAAGCCCAGACGATTCTGCTGGAGCAGAATTACCGTTCCACCTCGAACATTCTGAATGCCGCCAACGGCGTGATTGCCCTCAATACGGGCCGCAAGCCGAAGAAGCTGTGGACCGACTCCGATGAAGGCGCGAAGATTAAGGTATTCCGCGGCGACACTGAGCATGACGAAGGATATTTCGTCACCGGGGAGATCAGCAAAAATGTGAAGCAGGGACAGGCTTACCAGAACCATGCGATTCTGTACCGTACGAATGCCCAGTCCCGTGTAATAGAAGAAATTCTGATCAAATCGGATATTCCCTACCAGATCGTCGGGGGGATCAAGTTCTACGACCGTAAAGAAATCAAGGATCTGCTGGCGTATCTCCGCCTGCTGTCCAATCCTGATGATGATATCAGTCTGACGCGGATTATCAATGTTCCTAAGCGGGGACTTGGAGATACAACCGTTGGTAAGCTGGCGGCAGCGGCTGCTGCCCAGGGCGTCTCGATTTTCCGGGCGCTGCAGACGGTGGATGATCTCGGGTTCGCCGGACGGACCCGCAACACGCTGGTGGAATTCTACGATATGATCGAAGCGTTGCACCGGATGGTGGAATTCCTCTCGGTGACAGAGCTGACTGAGAAGATTCTAGAGCTGTCGCAGTACCGCCTTGAACTGCAGAATGAGAATACACTGGAGTCCCGTTCACGCCTGGAGAACATTGACGAGTTCTTGTCTGTTACGATGGAATTCGAGAAGAACAATGAAGACAAGTCGCTGGTCTCCTTCTTGACCGATCTGGCACTGATTGCGGACATCGACAGCGTGAATGATGATGAGGAACGCAGTGATGCGGTGGTGCTGATGACGATGCACAGCGCGAAGGGGCTGGAGTTCCCGACCGTCTTCATCATCGGAATGGAGGAAGGGGTATTCCCGCACAGCCGTGCCTTCCAGGACAATGATGAACTGGAAGAAGAACGCCGGCTGGCGTATGTGGGCATTACCCGTGCGGAGAAGCAGCTGTTCCTCAGCTGCGCACGGATGCGCACGTTGTTCGGGCGGACGAACGCGAATGCGCCGTCCCGCTTCCTGGAGGAGATTCCGGAGGAGCTGAAGGAAGATACCGTCCGTGAAACGGACCGCTTCCGGCGCGGAGGCGCAGAGGCAGGCGGTGCCTATGGCGGCCGGGGCTTCAGCGGAAGCGGAGGCAGCCGGGGGAACTTCGGCAGCCGCACCGCTGCTGCCGGGAACGCGCCGGGAGGCGGCGGGTCCGCCAGCTTCGGCAGCGGCAGCTCGGCAAGCGCGGTGCCTGGCGCGGGCCGTGTTGTGGTAACGACCGGAGGCGCGCAGCGCACGACGGGCGGAGCCGGGGCGGCTGCGGAGGCCGGAGGCTTCAAGGCGGGCGACAAGGTCTCGCACGGCAAATGGGGCATCGGCACCATTGTAGCCGTGAAGGGCAGCGGTAACGATACGGAACTGCAGATTGCCTTCCCGGCACCGGTAGGCGTCAAGCGGCTGCTGGCCGGCTTTGCGCCGATCACCAAAGTTGAATAA
- the ligA gene encoding NAD-dependent DNA ligase LigA, producing MDIMFTMEELVAELNQYNYHYYTLDAPQISDKEYDVLYDKLVALEAESGIVLPHSPTQRVGGELLKGFTPHRHLAPLWSLDKAQNIEQLRTWNTRVLKLVNDYNTKNPDNPLPEPCYAVELKFDGLTLNLTYRDGALVQAATRGNGVTGEGILAQVKTIKSVPLNIPFKEGVIEVQGEGIMNLSVLADYNTRAAEPLKNARNGAAGALRNLNPKMTADRRLNAFFYNVGYAEGVQFGDHQEMMDFLRSNRFKVNPYLNYFSNFDDVTEQLAEIEESRSGLDYLIDGAVIKVTDFRIREALGYTDKFPRWAVAYKFEAEETTTILESVSWNVGRTGKVTPLARVEAVELAGVTVQNCTLNNVGDIERKNLKFALGTRVFIRRSNDVIPEILGKVTEESDGGEILFPEECPACGFPLEMRGAHLFCNNKLDCKPQIVSRITHFASRDAMDIETFSEKTAAQLHEELSVREPADLYELTFDQLVKLERFGEKKAANLLKALEDSKGRDLASFLYALGIPNTGKATTRMLADHYRSLEAVMSATAEELAGLPDIGGIVAESIVNYFADPFVVVSIDRMRALGVEAKAPEAPRVVNTNTYFSGKTVVLTGSLQKMTREEAAERLEALGAKVSGSVSKKTDLVIAGEKAGSKLAKAQQLGIQVIEDEDELIRLLEL from the coding sequence ATGGATATTATGTTCACGATGGAAGAACTTGTTGCCGAGCTTAATCAATACAATTATCACTACTACACGCTGGATGCCCCGCAGATCAGCGATAAGGAATACGATGTGCTCTACGATAAGCTGGTAGCACTGGAAGCGGAGAGCGGAATTGTATTGCCGCATTCTCCGACCCAGCGGGTAGGCGGGGAACTGCTGAAGGGCTTCACACCGCACCGCCATCTGGCACCGCTGTGGAGTCTGGATAAGGCGCAGAACATTGAACAGCTTCGTACCTGGAACACCCGTGTGCTGAAGCTGGTGAATGATTATAATACCAAGAACCCGGACAATCCGCTGCCGGAGCCGTGTTATGCCGTGGAGCTGAAGTTCGACGGCTTGACGCTGAACCTGACCTATCGTGATGGGGCCCTTGTACAAGCAGCTACCCGCGGCAACGGGGTGACAGGTGAGGGGATTCTGGCTCAGGTGAAGACGATCAAGTCCGTTCCGCTGAATATCCCGTTCAAGGAAGGCGTTATTGAAGTGCAGGGTGAGGGGATTATGAACCTGTCTGTACTGGCTGATTATAATACCCGCGCAGCAGAGCCGCTGAAGAATGCACGCAATGGTGCGGCAGGCGCGCTGCGCAACCTGAATCCCAAGATGACTGCCGACCGCAGGCTGAATGCTTTCTTTTATAATGTGGGGTATGCAGAGGGTGTACAGTTCGGCGATCATCAGGAGATGATGGATTTCCTGCGCAGTAACCGGTTCAAGGTTAACCCTTACCTCAACTACTTCAGCAATTTCGATGATGTAACCGAGCAGCTGGCAGAGATTGAAGAGAGCCGTTCCGGTCTGGATTATCTGATTGACGGAGCAGTGATTAAGGTCACAGACTTCCGCATCCGTGAGGCGCTGGGCTATACCGACAAGTTCCCGCGCTGGGCCGTTGCCTATAAATTTGAGGCGGAAGAGACCACAACTATTCTGGAATCTGTAAGCTGGAATGTCGGACGTACCGGCAAAGTGACTCCGCTCGCGCGGGTAGAAGCTGTAGAACTAGCAGGGGTTACTGTACAGAACTGTACCCTTAACAATGTGGGCGATATTGAGCGCAAGAATCTGAAGTTTGCACTGGGCACACGGGTGTTCATCCGCCGCTCCAATGATGTCATCCCGGAGATTCTGGGCAAGGTGACAGAAGAGAGTGACGGCGGGGAGATCCTATTCCCTGAGGAGTGTCCGGCCTGCGGGTTCCCGCTGGAGATGCGCGGTGCTCATCTGTTCTGCAACAACAAGCTTGACTGCAAGCCGCAGATTGTCAGCCGGATTACCCACTTTGCGTCCAGAGATGCCATGGATATTGAGACCTTCAGTGAGAAGACAGCCGCTCAGCTGCATGAGGAGCTTAGTGTACGGGAGCCTGCGGATCTGTATGAGCTAACCTTCGACCAGCTGGTGAAGCTGGAGCGGTTCGGAGAGAAGAAGGCGGCGAATCTGCTGAAGGCACTCGAAGACAGCAAGGGCAGAGATCTGGCCTCCTTCCTCTATGCGCTCGGCATTCCTAATACCGGCAAAGCCACGACAAGAATGCTGGCCGACCATTACCGCAGCCTGGAAGCCGTCATGTCTGCTACCGCGGAGGAGCTGGCCGGGCTGCCGGATATCGGGGGAATTGTGGCGGAGAGCATCGTGAACTATTTTGCCGACCCGTTCGTAGTGGTTAGCATTGACCGTATGCGGGCGCTGGGGGTAGAGGCCAAGGCTCCTGAAGCTCCGCGTGTAGTTAATACCAATACCTATTTCAGCGGCAAAACAGTCGTCCTGACCGGTTCCCTGCAAAAAATGACCCGCGAGGAAGCCGCTGAACGCCTGGAAGCTCTGGGAGCCAAAGTATCCGGCAGCGTCTCCAAGAAGACGGATCTGGTTATCGCCGGGGAGAAGGCAGGCAGCAAGCTGGCCAAAGCCCAGCAGCTCGGCATTCAAGTCATTGAGGATGAAGACGAACTGATCCGGTTACTGGAGTTGTAA
- a CDS encoding alkaline phosphatase: MNKLMRGMIVGGLAAAVVSGATLAGAAKSPANSGGAAKAQSKNLIVLIGDGMGPAQVSAARYFQQYTKGVKHLNLDPYYVGQATTYADRGEDSGKIVSGIVTDSASAGTAFATGHKTYNAGISVSNEDVSRPFASIIEAAESAGKATGLVTTARITHATPAVYASHVRNRDNESAIASQYLESGVDVLMGGGKQFFLTKDEKGKRSDKNLLPDFEAKGYTVVENTTALNALTSKNTKVLGLFGNSHVAYTPDRTPEIPSLAAMTSKALNILSTDKDGFVMMIEGGRIDHAGHANDLPTLVQEALDFDAAFKTAVEFAKKNGNTSVVVTADHETGGLSLSRDNIYEINIDLWNKQKHSSESLAADLEAAQTPEEIRKIVTANTWITDLTDEEVTQIMNGDGSSYKREGAYNAVISKRLLVGWSGHGHSAVDVGVWAYGPIADKVKGQIDNTQIATVGAGILGLDLNKRSAELQSKYLYPKFKISRDNEVLYPAQALVKALGGNYTGNTSAAKLTIGKNTIEVDLTGKTAKLNNKAAAYTVDVDNNVLYLPLSAFNQLKGTTLTWDALSERIVLR; the protein is encoded by the coding sequence ATGAACAAGTTAATGAGGGGCATGATTGTTGGAGGATTGGCGGCAGCCGTAGTATCAGGAGCAACCCTTGCAGGTGCGGCCAAGAGCCCGGCTAATTCCGGGGGCGCTGCCAAGGCCCAGTCTAAGAATCTTATCGTTCTGATCGGCGACGGTATGGGCCCGGCCCAAGTGTCTGCGGCAAGATATTTTCAGCAATATACCAAGGGTGTCAAGCACCTGAACCTCGATCCATACTACGTGGGACAAGCTACTACATATGCAGACCGGGGAGAGGACAGCGGTAAAATCGTATCCGGGATCGTCACCGACTCCGCCTCAGCCGGTACTGCATTTGCTACAGGCCATAAAACCTATAACGCGGGCATCAGCGTCTCTAATGAGGATGTCTCGAGGCCCTTTGCTTCTATTATCGAAGCTGCCGAGAGCGCGGGCAAGGCCACTGGTCTTGTGACTACTGCCCGTATCACCCATGCCACACCAGCCGTATACGCATCCCATGTCCGTAACCGTGACAATGAATCAGCGATTGCCTCACAGTACCTGGAGAGCGGTGTAGATGTGCTCATGGGCGGCGGGAAGCAGTTCTTCCTGACCAAGGATGAGAAGGGCAAGCGTTCGGATAAGAACCTGCTGCCTGACTTCGAAGCCAAAGGGTACACGGTCGTTGAGAATACCACAGCCTTAAATGCACTTACTTCCAAGAATACCAAGGTCTTAGGCTTGTTCGGTAATTCCCATGTGGCTTACACTCCAGACCGCACTCCTGAAATTCCGAGCCTGGCGGCGATGACCTCCAAGGCACTGAATATTCTGTCCACCGATAAAGACGGCTTCGTTATGATGATTGAAGGCGGGCGTATTGACCATGCCGGTCATGCCAACGATCTGCCGACCCTCGTGCAGGAAGCGCTCGACTTCGATGCAGCCTTCAAGACAGCCGTTGAATTTGCGAAGAAAAACGGCAACACCTCCGTGGTGGTTACGGCTGACCATGAGACAGGCGGCCTCTCACTCTCGCGTGACAATATCTATGAGATCAACATCGATCTGTGGAATAAGCAGAAGCATTCCTCCGAGAGTCTGGCAGCCGATCTTGAAGCCGCGCAGACACCGGAAGAGATCCGCAAGATCGTAACGGCCAACACCTGGATTACAGATCTGACGGATGAGGAAGTTACCCAGATTATGAATGGCGACGGTTCTTCCTACAAACGCGAAGGCGCATATAATGCAGTGATTTCCAAGCGCCTGCTGGTCGGCTGGTCGGGTCACGGCCACTCTGCGGTGGATGTGGGGGTGTGGGCGTATGGCCCGATTGCTGACAAGGTGAAGGGGCAGATCGACAACACGCAGATCGCCACTGTGGGAGCAGGAATCCTGGGACTTGATCTGAACAAGCGTTCCGCAGAGCTGCAGTCGAAGTATCTCTATCCGAAATTCAAAATCAGCCGCGACAATGAGGTGCTCTACCCGGCACAGGCTCTGGTGAAGGCGCTTGGAGGAAACTATACAGGGAATACTTCTGCCGCCAAGCTCACTATCGGAAAGAATACGATCGAGGTCGATCTGACCGGTAAAACAGCGAAGCTGAACAACAAAGCGGCCGCATACACGGTGGATGTGGATAACAATGTACTCTACCTTCCGCTTAGTGCCTTCAACCAGTTGAAGGGCACGACCTTAACCTGGGATGCGCTGTCCGAACGCATTGTGCTCAGATAG
- a CDS encoding ABC transporter ATP-binding protein produces MLQIQNLTKQFRVDGRAVPILDIPLWKVEKGERVAITGPSGSGKSTLLHLISGIMRTDSGRITVDGQPLHELTEAKRDAFRASAIGYVLQDFHLIPSLTARQNVEIAMTARLPQKERRRIVDGWLEQVGLGGRGRHLPSQLSRGQQQRVAIVRAMVNHPPLLLADEPTGSLDWETADEISSLLLELSAAHGHTLIVVTHDLNMAERFPHRLNIQDINEVRREVLARQRSSFSGIGREGISL; encoded by the coding sequence TTGCTCCAGATTCAGAATTTGACCAAACAATTCAGAGTGGATGGCAGAGCTGTGCCAATTCTTGATATCCCCCTTTGGAAGGTTGAAAAGGGAGAGCGTGTAGCCATTACCGGACCCAGCGGGTCCGGTAAAAGCACGCTTTTGCATCTGATCAGCGGCATCATGCGTACAGACAGCGGCAGAATTACAGTAGATGGACAGCCGCTTCACGAGTTAACTGAGGCGAAGCGTGATGCTTTCCGGGCTTCTGCTATCGGCTATGTGCTGCAAGACTTCCATCTGATTCCTTCGCTGACCGCGCGGCAGAATGTGGAGATTGCCATGACGGCCCGGCTTCCGCAAAAGGAGAGACGGCGCATAGTGGACGGCTGGCTGGAGCAGGTGGGTCTGGGAGGCCGCGGAAGGCATCTGCCTTCCCAGCTCTCACGCGGGCAGCAGCAGCGTGTTGCCATTGTAAGGGCTATGGTTAATCACCCGCCGCTTCTGCTGGCAGATGAACCGACAGGCAGCTTGGACTGGGAGACTGCCGATGAGATATCCTCGCTGCTCTTGGAGCTTAGCGCGGCTCATGGGCACACCTTAATCGTGGTAACCCATGACCTCAATATGGCCGAACGGTTTCCGCACCGCTTGAACATTCAGGATATCAATGAAGTACGCCGGGAGGTATTAGCCAGGCAGCGCTCTTCGTTCAGCGGGATAGGCAGGGAGGGGATTTCATTATGA
- a CDS encoding ABC transporter permease — MSLFRLTLRNVLHRRFLSLLTVCAVAITVAFIVLLVLSRQSVEQGAKKGYGPFDLVIGAAGSETQLVLNTFYHIGAPTGNIPLAVLDEARRDPSVEAAFAMTTGDNYKGYPIVGIDSGYFFTRYGGSRLQEGKMYTHTGDTIVGSYIARSLGLKVGDTFAGAHGLVQGEDHESAAAEHEEGQEEEHGAGESGGHAHEDFRYRVAGILPELHTPDDRAVFTTVDYAWAVHGLAPEEREITAVLVKPASLLGAHDLKQAFDGSSGVQAAYTSKAVSDVLNAVDQGSRLLGMLTVICVLLAGIAILLSLVAAASERTKDVGILRLLGKSRAYVWLSLTTEGLLVTVTGLIAGLVTGHLGAYLLRDMLFSQAGIQIEPYHWTPEHWLIVLGALAIGLLSSLGPAFRMYRMHPLALFKS; from the coding sequence ATGAGCTTGTTCCGGCTCACCCTCCGCAATGTGCTGCACCGGCGGTTCCTGTCTCTACTTACCGTGTGTGCCGTGGCAATTACAGTGGCCTTTATTGTCCTACTTGTTCTATCCCGTCAGAGTGTTGAGCAGGGGGCCAAGAAAGGCTATGGCCCCTTTGATCTTGTCATAGGAGCAGCGGGCAGTGAGACACAGCTGGTGCTCAATACTTTTTATCATATCGGAGCGCCAACCGGGAATATCCCGCTCGCTGTTCTGGATGAGGCACGGCGGGACCCGTCTGTGGAAGCCGCCTTTGCGATGACCACGGGCGATAACTACAAGGGCTATCCGATTGTCGGGATAGATTCCGGTTACTTCTTCACCCGCTACGGCGGCAGCAGGCTACAGGAAGGCAAGATGTATACCCATACTGGTGATACGATTGTTGGATCGTATATCGCCCGGTCCCTGGGACTGAAGGTAGGCGATACCTTTGCGGGGGCGCATGGACTTGTGCAGGGAGAAGACCACGAATCCGCAGCGGCTGAGCACGAGGAGGGTCAGGAGGAGGAACATGGGGCCGGAGAGTCAGGCGGGCATGCCCATGAGGATTTTCGCTACAGGGTAGCAGGTATTCTTCCGGAACTCCATACTCCAGATGACCGTGCAGTCTTTACAACGGTGGACTATGCCTGGGCTGTACACGGGCTGGCGCCCGAGGAGCGGGAGATTACGGCGGTGCTGGTTAAGCCGGCTAGTCTGCTAGGGGCCCATGATTTGAAGCAGGCGTTCGATGGCAGCAGCGGGGTTCAGGCGGCGTATACCAGCAAGGCTGTGTCCGATGTGCTGAATGCAGTGGACCAGGGCTCCCGGCTGCTTGGGATGCTGACCGTCATATGTGTGCTGCTCGCAGGTATTGCGATTCTATTATCTCTTGTTGCAGCAGCCTCGGAGCGGACCAAGGATGTCGGAATACTGCGTCTTCTCGGAAAATCACGGGCCTATGTATGGCTGTCTTTGACCACAGAAGGCCTGCTGGTAACAGTAACCGGACTCATCGCGGGGCTTGTGACCGGTCATCTAGGTGCCTATCTGCTGAGGGACATGCTCTTCTCGCAGGCTGGCATTCAAATCGAGCCCTACCACTGGACACCGGAGCATTGGCTTATTGTGCTTGGGGCGCTGGCTATAGGGCTGCTGTCCTCGCTTGGACCGGCCTTCCGGATGTACCGGATGCATCCGCTTGCCTTGTTCAAATCATAG